Genomic window (Mustela erminea isolate mMusErm1 chromosome X, mMusErm1.Pri, whole genome shotgun sequence):
AGAAGGCCTGAGTGGCCTACTTGCCACTCATGATGGGGACGTGGGTTGCTATGGAAACATGGATGAATTCACCCAAGAGGAGCTTCGGGCTCTGGATAGTGAGGGCCGGGCCCTCCTCACACAACACAAGATCCGGTAAGAGCCCACATCCCCCTGTTACTGAGCACTGTTGCTTCTACTGTTAGTATGGTGATTTTGAAGCTCACCTTAACAAACATATATTCATCATGGAAAATGTCCCACATTTGCCTTTCTTGGACTCTAGTTCTGGCTGGGttactcactgtgtgaccttgggcaaatcatgtTCCCCTGTGAGGTTTGAGTTCCCCATCTCTACAAAGGGGAACTGGCTAGGAGGTTCAGCTCTCTTATTACCACAGGCACATCAAATGCAACTTAGTAGCTCATTGCCCCAAGTTGCTGTCTTTCTGGATGTCCTGTTGTGAATGGAAGCACCATCACCTGGTTTACCTGGATGTTATCCTagtgccccctccctgccttacctGTAGTCAGTCCCCAAGTCCTGTGCATGCCAGTACATTCATGTCTTTCTGTCCCCTTCTTCACATCCATCCTACAGGCAAACATTAAGTGGAAGCCACGTGGTGTGGGGGGAAAGGAGGCTTGGAAATgactttttcttgtgttttggggGTGGTCTCTTCTCAGCAcatgggaagggaaagagaagacctTGACCCTAATCAACGTGTACTGTCCCCATGCGGATGCTGGGAAACCTGAGCGGCTGTCCTTTAAAATGCGCTTTTATCGCTTGCTGCAGATCAGAGCTGAAGCCCTCCTGGCAGCTGGCAGGTATTGTAAGCCTGAGTACTTGAGCTTGTTCTAGGTGCCCAACCCATTTAGGTGTCAAGCTCTATTGGAAGGATATGGGATCTTTGTCTTTTGAGTGTCTTTATAGCCTTGTTGGAGATATCCGCGTGCCTACCTGAATGGGCTCTGCACTGTATGAGCTGTGAGGACAGGTAAAGTGAGACAGATATGGGTTTTTTACTTAGATACCTCTAAACACCTTTCCTGGCTCCTTTTACTCACGATGAGTCCCGAGGTtagttctgctttattttcttttgttaagtgAGTGTATGAATCCCTACTACAGAGTAGttttaaggatgaaatgagatgaagAAGCTAAAGTGCCCAGGAGCAAATGAAAAGTCTTGTCTCAGGGAAGGACAGGAAAGTGAGGGTGGGTTAGAGTAATCAAGGGATACTTCTTAAGAGAAGTACCTGGCCTCAACTTTGCAGGACTAGAAAGATACCATTAGGTAGAGATAAGTGAGATGGTCATGTCATATAGGGAATGATGTCATTTTTGGAGATCAGGATTGGATTGGTCAGGCATAAAACTTAGCAATATTATGGTAAGATTGGAGCTATGCATTGCTATGGGCTCCCACTTTGGCCTTAAAATGTGAGGAGGGGTTGATCTGAGTTCTTGGGCCTAGAGGACAGTAGATGGGCCAGGACTAATGCTTCCCTTGCTTGAGTGTCTAGTTGATAATCCCATGTCATGTTTTTTAGCCATGTGATCATTCTGGGTGACCTGAATACAGCCCACCGCCCCATTGACCACTGGGATGCAGTCAACGTGGTAAGGCTCTTCTAGGCCCCTTTCCTCACTTCCGACTGTAGTTCTGTTTAGCCAGCCAACCAATGCTAGATTTTGGGTCCAAGGGTAGCTTCCTTCGTGGAAAAGCAGAGCTTAGTTTGAAATAACTTCTCAAAGCACTGAAGATTGTTCATTCACGCAGGAAACATTACTGTCTTGCCCTTGACTTGGTCATGAGCCATGTGCTGAGGACTCAGTTACCAGTCAGTTCTGGCTCTTGTCCCCTCAGAGGTTTcagcatggtggggggggggctgtggaCTTACAACCAGGCAATTATAGAAAGATATCTTCAGAGCTGAAGCAGAGATGGCAGTCTAGGGGAGCCTGGAGAAATGGGATTCCTGGGCCAGTCTAGACATTAGGGAGGCATCTGAAagtagttgaatttttttaaattaacatataatgtattatttttttcagggatacaggtctgtgattcatcagtcttacacaattcacagcactcaccatagcacataccctccccaatgtccatcacccagccaccccatcctacgcaaccccctcccctccagcaacacttagtttgtttcctgagattaagagtctcttatggtttgtctccctctctggtttcatcttgtttatgAAAATggttgaattttaaaagatgagtaaaacagagctttggggtgggggaagcaaagCATTCTAGCTTAAGCAAAGGCTGCAAGGTGAGAATTTGCTTGGTATGCATGGTGAACTGCAAGTACCATTCTTGTTAGGGGTTGacaggagaagggaagtgagTGGCAGGAGATGGGGTGGGAAAGTCCTTTGGGAGCCAGATTTTGAGGTCCTTGAATTCCACATTGCCTTGATCATTTCCCTAATACACTGTTTCCTGCTCGTGAACTTTAAATACTTCCCTGTTACCTCTGCAATACAGAGAAAACATCTAGGCCTGGCATCGAAGGCTTTTTAATCTCCATTTCCATCTTCAGTACCCCTACATACTTTGTCCACTCCAGCTAGGTTATCTCCTCTCAGCCCattgaaaaagttattttcatttttattgttgttgttgctgttgtatGAACCTTTCATCTTTGAGTCCCtctaggccagtggttctcaTTCCCTGACAGCAAGGAGCAATTAGAGCAAGGAGCTTTTATAAGAATGTTAATACCTTGGTGCCaccctagggatgcctgggtggctcagttggttaagcggctgccttcagcttgggtcatgattccaaggtcctgggatcaagtcccacattgggctccttgcacTGGAGAGCctacttatccctctccctctgtcccgctcatgtgcacgcgctctctctccaccccccgtgtcaaataaataaatacaatatttttcaaaaataccttGGTGCCACCCTAGaccaattaaattagaatctgTTGGTTGTGGGGCCAGGGTAGCAGTATGTTTTACAAGGTTCCAGGTTGATTTTCTTGTACAGTCAGGCTTCAGAACTACTGCCCTAGAATCTACAAACCGGTTCTCAGCTTGTTCACGAGGGGAGTGATCAGTAACTTAGGCTGGTATAGTCTAACTCAGCATTGGGCTTAGCTCAGAGAAGGGGCTGTAGGAAGAGTCTTTTGATTAACTTAGAGAAGAGCTACATAAACAGATGTGGCTCCAAGTAGGGAAAGTGAACAGAAATGAGATAATGAAAGAATGGTGGTTGTAGTGTGACAGGGAAGAGAGTGTACATTACAAAGTACAAGCCTTCAGTCCCTGCCTACCTTATTTCTCATCGGGCATTAACTCAgtctgttctttctccttcctgcaaTAGTGTCATATAACTTTAtgccttttcttcctcattcagaACTATCATAGATCTCTCAAGTGCACCTCTTACGTTCTTCCTGCCAGGAAAAGACTAATAGTATCAGATCACATGACAAACACAGTCTTTCCAAAATAGCAGAATATGTCCACTTCCCAAAAGCCTGGCTTTTCTAGTCTTCATCTCCCTAATTAACACTATCATCTCCTTGGCTACTCCATCCAGAAGCCTGGGAATTGTGTTAATATTGTCTTTCTTCTCTACAGTACCCACAATCAATGGGTACTGTTGATTTTAGTTCAAAATCATCTCTTAATTTCGTTTTTATTTGTCTCCTCTGGCTCTACCCTAGTCTAAGTGATTATCATCTCTTGCTTATATAGACTATGATAGTTATCTCCTGCTGGTCTGCTGGTCCCCAGTCTGGTCTCTTTGTCTTTTGAGTTCATGCTTCCTCTCTCCACAGGCCCATTACAGAGGTTGCAATCACAATTTATTACACCCTCTGCCTGGGTTGCTCCTGCTCAGCCTTAACTTTCCAGCTCcagatcactttctgaaaggaagcCTCATTGATCCCTTGGACGAGCTCAGGTTCCCACTTTGTCTCTAgtaccatgcctggcacataatcaGTGTTGTTTAAACGTTTTTTTCATTGAATGAGTGGGTGGGCCAGATGGATAGGATGGATGGATAAGCCAAAGGAAGTAATTAGGTATGGATTTCTGGAACTCCTCAGCTAAGGAGGTTGTGGGGGAGAGAGGATATGGTCTGTGAGGCCTTTGACACCCACAAAATAAGCCAGATAGTTCTAGAGGGTTTAAATGAAAAGGTAGCAGTTTTCTTACCTCCTAATCCCAGTCCTACTTCCTAGAGATAACCACCTTTAACTTCCTGCTTTCCATCCTTTTGGTGAGCAGTTCTGAGAATTGCTTTGATTAAGCAAACAATAAGCTTTCAGATTTAACAtttaatcccagctctgccagttgTGGGCCATGTGACCCTGAGTAATAATCTTTTTTGGGACACTCacattttcttatcttaaaaatgAAGCAGTTAGTCTAAGTCTCTTCCAGTTTTAGGCATCTAGTTTTGCCTCTgtctcatccctctccctcttccccaggaaTGCTTTGAAGAGGACCCAGGGCGCAAGTGGATGGATGGCTTGCTCAGTAACCTAGAATGCCAGGCTGGGTCCCCTATACGGCCCTTCATTGACAGCTACCGCTGCTTCCAGCCAAAGCAGGAGGGTGCATTCACCTGCTGGTCAGCAGTCAGTGGGGCCCGCCACCTGAACTATGGCTCCCGGCTTGACTATGTGCTGGGGGACCGGACCCTGGTAATAGACACCTTCCAGGACTCCTTCCGGCTGCCTGAGGTGATGGGCTCTGATCATTGTCCCGTGGGTGCAGTCTTGAGTGTGTCCTCTGTGCCAGCAAAACAGTGCCCACCTCTATGCACCCGCTTCCTCCCCGAGTTTGCAGGTACCCAGCTCAAGATTCTTCGCTTCCTAGTTCATCTCAAACAAGATCCTGTGTTCAAGCAATCAACACTGCGACTCAGCAAACAAACCCGGATACAGATGCACCAAAACAAAGCCTGTGTGCGTTCAACCAGGCCTCGGCCAAGTAAGGCTGGCCCCAGCAGAGGCCAGAAAAACCTGACAAGCTACTTCCAGCCATCTTCTAATTGTCCCCAAGCTTCTCCTATCTCGGAGCTGCGTAGTGTGGTTGCCCTCATGACCCCAAAGACTCCAGAAGAGGAGGTGATGACAAAAGTGGTGGAGGGGCCAGCCAGTGCTTCAGAGGCCAAGGATGAAAAGGAGGTACGGACTTCTTTTTGGAAGTCTGTGCTGGGGGGGCCCTTGCCCATGCCCCTTTGTGGGGGTCACAGGGAGCCATGTGTGATGCGAACCGTGAAGAAGCCAGGACCCAATCTGGGCCGCCACTTCTATATGTGTGCCAGGCCCCAGGGTCCTCCCACTGACCCTTCCTCCCGCTGC
Coding sequences:
- the APEX2 gene encoding DNA-(apurinic or apyrimidinic site) lyase 2 isoform X1, which gives rise to MVSSHPVSPGLDADCEVLQFAVEMLRVVSWNINGIRSPLQGMVYEEPSNCAAMAVGRILDKLDADIVCLQETKVTRDVLREPLAIIEGYNSYFSFSRNRSGYSGVATFCKDSATPIAAEEGLSGLLATHDGDVGCYGNMDEFTQEELRALDSEGRALLTQHKIRTWEGKEKTLTLINVYCPHADAGKPERLSFKMRFYRLLQIRAEALLAAGSHVIILGDLNTAHRPIDHWDAVNVECFEEDPGRKWMDGLLSNLECQAGSPIRPFIDSYRCFQPKQEGAFTCWSAVSGARHLNYGSRLDYVLGDRTLVIDTFQDSFRLPEVMGSDHCPVGAVLSVSSVPAKQCPPLCTRFLPEFAGTQLKILRFLVHLKQDPVFKQSTLRLSKQTRIQMHQNKACVRSTRPRPSKAGPSRGQKNLTSYFQPSSNCPQASPISELRSVVALMTPKTPEEEVMTKVVEGPASASEAKDEKEVRTSFWKSVLGGPLPMPLCGGHREPCVMRTVKKPGPNLGRHFYMCARPQGPPTDPSSRCNFFLWSRPS
- the APEX2 gene encoding DNA-(apurinic or apyrimidinic site) lyase 2 isoform X2, encoding MVSSHPVSPGLDADCEVLQFAVEMLRVVSWNINGIRSPLQGMVYEEPSNCAAMAVGRILDKLDADIVCLQETKVTRDVLREPLAIIEGYNSYFSFSRNRSGYSGVATFCKDSATPIAAEEGLSGLLATHDGDVGCYGNMDEFTQEELRALDSEGRALLTQHKIRHVIILGDLNTAHRPIDHWDAVNVECFEEDPGRKWMDGLLSNLECQAGSPIRPFIDSYRCFQPKQEGAFTCWSAVSGARHLNYGSRLDYVLGDRTLVIDTFQDSFRLPEVMGSDHCPVGAVLSVSSVPAKQCPPLCTRFLPEFAGTQLKILRFLVHLKQDPVFKQSTLRLSKQTRIQMHQNKACVRSTRPRPSKAGPSRGQKNLTSYFQPSSNCPQASPISELRSVVALMTPKTPEEEVMTKVVEGPASASEAKDEKEVRTSFWKSVLGGPLPMPLCGGHREPCVMRTVKKPGPNLGRHFYMCARPQGPPTDPSSRCNFFLWSRPS